In one Alphaproteobacteria bacterium genomic region, the following are encoded:
- a CDS encoding NHLP bacteriocin system secretion protein — MARQIFRQAALDRLSSPEQLDRVVPVSDPFGWVTLLTLLMLLTGIVGWGIFGQIPDQVSGKGIFVTSGGRILDAMAPSGGTVVALLVDQNDVVVKGQEIAVLEQDALRQEAESAREVLAGRLRERAVLERNYDQEVELKSGNFEKQKAAQEGIIRAAQARAESLSAGLDNLAALAAKGYATRDQLDTKTAEYNASLQDISTARNRILELESELLSLHTAHAKSLTEVDLRVDEARHRVRELDARLTQEARILAPTSGRVTELKIFEGAVVQRGTAIASIATDGQVLQAMMFVPTKDGKRVVPGMTVHLSPSTVKKEEFGALLGRVIEVSDYPATRDGMLSILQNEQLVGAYSEEGAPYAARVDLISDVQTTSGYRWTSGTGPPVPITAGTTLEAEITVSEDPPANLIVPFIRRHTGIGFWSGWTF; from the coding sequence ATGGCACGGCAGATATTCCGTCAGGCAGCGTTGGACAGGCTTTCATCGCCTGAGCAGTTGGATCGGGTCGTGCCGGTATCCGATCCGTTCGGCTGGGTCACGCTGTTGACTTTGCTGATGCTGCTGACGGGGATCGTCGGATGGGGAATTTTCGGACAGATTCCGGACCAGGTCTCGGGGAAGGGCATTTTTGTGACCTCGGGCGGGCGCATTCTCGATGCCATGGCGCCATCCGGCGGAACCGTCGTCGCGCTGCTGGTCGATCAGAACGATGTGGTTGTGAAAGGCCAGGAGATAGCCGTCCTGGAACAGGATGCACTCCGTCAGGAGGCCGAGAGCGCGCGTGAGGTTCTGGCCGGGAGGCTACGCGAACGCGCGGTCCTGGAGAGGAACTACGATCAGGAAGTTGAACTGAAGTCCGGCAACTTTGAAAAGCAGAAGGCCGCGCAGGAAGGGATCATTCGGGCCGCGCAGGCGCGCGCGGAATCGCTGTCGGCCGGTTTGGACAATCTGGCGGCACTGGCGGCGAAAGGATATGCGACACGGGACCAGTTGGACACAAAGACCGCCGAATACAATGCGTCCCTGCAGGATATCAGCACCGCCCGGAATCGCATTCTGGAACTTGAATCCGAATTGCTGAGCCTTCATACGGCGCACGCCAAGAGCCTGACGGAAGTCGATTTGCGGGTCGACGAGGCCCGACACCGTGTCCGTGAACTTGACGCCCGGCTGACCCAGGAAGCGCGCATCCTGGCACCGACATCGGGGCGGGTGACCGAACTCAAGATTTTTGAAGGCGCCGTGGTCCAACGCGGCACCGCAATCGCCAGCATTGCTACGGACGGTCAAGTTCTCCAGGCGATGATGTTCGTTCCAACGAAGGACGGGAAGCGCGTCGTGCCGGGCATGACGGTGCATCTTTCACCGTCAACCGTGAAGAAGGAGGAATTTGGTGCCCTGCTGGGTCGGGTAATCGAGGTTTCGGACTATCCGGCGACGCGGGACGGCATGTTGAGCATCCTGCAGAACGAACAACTGGTCGGGGCCTATTCCGAAGAAGGTGCGCCCTATGCGGCACGGGTGGACCTGATATCCGATGTCCAGACGACCAGCGGCTACCGCTGGACATCGGGGACGGGACCGCCGGTGCCGATCACAGCCGGGACGACGCTGGAGGCGGAAATCACGGTTTCCGAGGACCCGCCGGCCAATCTGATCGTGCCATTCATCCGCAGGCATACCGGCATCGGATTCTGGTCCGGTTGGACCTTCTGA
- a CDS encoding helix-turn-helix domain-containing protein translates to MNQIVDDNNPIPIPRLSFDTQSFGANDRLDAWRENMGVFFDLSAVDGGRQESIARARIDACSMAGTVFGVTTADAQLFQRSEQRVARDEMEHFLIQVFLHGGGRTRDGETIQAGDMLIIDLDQPHSMVTSDFSNLTLVLPRELHPALSDILTRLHARRLPSTSPVIRLLASHLQSIWHNVGDMTVQDSGATLKGTIGLMECWLSQRQFSEDLSPEVSSGLAKSIFRHIDAHIEEPLSPEHLCGLFRISRSQLYRIFKPYEGVSRYVWERRMVKAMRMLSNPIFSELAIGTIAFKCGFSTEPHFSRSFKERFGINPSAFRRDALEACLNGGNGSDHGQHYRHRFASWIREL, encoded by the coding sequence ATGAATCAGATCGTTGATGACAACAACCCCATTCCCATCCCACGGCTGAGCTTCGACACCCAGAGTTTCGGTGCGAACGATCGGCTGGATGCCTGGCGTGAGAATATGGGCGTCTTCTTCGATCTGTCGGCAGTCGATGGCGGGCGTCAGGAAAGCATCGCGCGGGCGCGGATCGACGCCTGCAGCATGGCCGGTACGGTTTTCGGTGTAACCACGGCCGACGCACAATTGTTCCAGCGTTCCGAACAGCGTGTCGCACGGGACGAGATGGAGCACTTCCTGATCCAGGTCTTTCTTCATGGCGGCGGCCGGACGCGGGACGGTGAGACGATTCAGGCCGGCGACATGCTGATCATCGACCTGGATCAGCCGCACAGCATGGTAACGTCGGATTTTTCCAACCTGACACTTGTTCTGCCGCGCGAATTGCATCCCGCACTATCGGATATCCTGACCCGTCTGCATGCCAGGCGTCTGCCCAGCACCAGCCCGGTCATCCGGCTTCTCGCCAGCCACCTCCAATCAATCTGGCATAATGTCGGCGATATGACGGTGCAGGATTCAGGCGCGACGCTTAAAGGTACGATCGGGCTGATGGAATGCTGGCTGTCGCAGAGACAGTTCAGCGAGGATCTGTCGCCCGAGGTATCGTCCGGTCTCGCCAAATCCATCTTCCGTCACATTGACGCGCACATTGAAGAACCCCTTTCCCCTGAACATCTATGCGGTCTGTTCCGGATTTCCCGATCGCAGCTCTATCGTATCTTCAAGCCCTATGAGGGCGTATCCCGCTATGTTTGGGAACGACGCATGGTGAAGGCCATGCGCATGCTGTCGAACCCGATTTTCAGCGAACTCGCTATCGGAACCATCGCGTTCAAGTGCGGGTTCTCGACCGAACCGCATTTCAGCCGCTCCTTCAAGGAACGCTTCGGGATCAACCCAAGTGCCTTCCGCCGTGACGCGTTGGAAGCCTGTCTCAATGGCGGAAACGGAA